Proteins encoded by one window of Mauremys mutica isolate MM-2020 ecotype Southern chromosome 25, ASM2049712v1, whole genome shotgun sequence:
- the LOC123356581 gene encoding zinc finger protein 3-like, with amino-acid sequence PYNCCECGKNFARRSTLITHQRIHTGARPYGCCECGKTFSQRSHLITHQRIHTDDSPYECCECAKHFSVISYLIRHQRIHTGERPYECCECGKTFSYRSGLITHRRIHTGEKPYGCHECGKTFSQSSHLITHQRIHTEDRPYECCQCGKTFIRHAHLIRHQQIHTGERPYECCECRKTFTRSSHLITHQRIHTGERPYRCSDCGKSFHQSSALMYHQRIHKGDKNHKNFV; translated from the coding sequence cCCTATAactgctgtgagtgtgggaaaaactttgCTCGGCGCTCaacccttattacacatcagagaatccataccGGAGCAAGACCCTATggatgctgtgagtgcgggaaaaccttcagtcagcGGTCACatcttattacacatcagagaatccacacagacgacagcccctatgaatgctgtgagtgcgcaAAACACTTCAGTGTGATCTCataccttattagacatcagaggatccacacaggagagaggccctatgaatgctgcgagtgcgggaaaaccttcagttaCCGATCAGGCCTTATTACACATCGGCgaatccatacaggagagaagccctatggatgccatgagtgcgggaaaaccttcagtcagagctcacaccttattacgcatcagagaatccacacagaagacaGGCCCTACGAGTGCTGtcagtgcgggaaaaccttcattcGACACGCACACCTTATTAGACACCAGcagatccacacgggagagagaccctatgaatgctgtgagtgcaggAAGACCTTCACTCGGAGCTCACatcttattacacatcagaggatccacacaggagaaagaccctataGATGCtccgactgtgggaaaagcttccatCAGAGCTCAGCTCTTATgtatcatcagagaatccacaaggGAGATAAAAACCATAAAAACTTTGTCTAG
- the LOC123356555 gene encoding zinc finger protein 251-like isoform X1, giving the protein MQENYENVASLGFPVSRPDVISQLELGKELWVPDLQGSEEKELLRDAYTAGDGMVMEEQNPQQEDAEQVELSGALVQRSKGDVPRSSEQGKARESQHRPERQQGNQPGQKVGKSINCQETHEALKETTAQQRIPTGERNNTCTECGKTFSSRSSLITHQRIHTGE; this is encoded by the exons ggtttccagtttccagacctgatgtgatctcccagctggaactagGGAAAGAGCTGTGGGTCCCAGATCTTCAGGGCTCAGAGGAAAAAGAGCTCCTAAGAGATGCCTACACAG caggtgatgggatggtgatggaggagcagaatcctcagcaggaagatgctgagcaagtggAACTATCTGGGGCGTTAGTGCAAAGATCCAAAGGGGATGTGCCCAGGAGTTCTGAGCAGGGAAAAGCCCGTGAgagtcagcacaggccagagaggcAGCAGGGCAACCAACCAGGGCAAAAGGTGGGTAAATCCATTAATTGTCAGGAAACTCATGAGGccctcaaggaaaccacagcccagcagagaatccccacaggagagagaaacaacacATGCAcggagtgtgggaaaaccttcagtagCCGTTCAAGCCTTATTACACATCAacggatccacacaggagagtga
- the LOC123356555 gene encoding zinc finger protein 251-like isoform X2, with amino-acid sequence MQENYENVASLGFPVSRPDVISQLELGKELWVPDLQGSEEKELLRDAYTGDGMVMEEQNPQQEDAEQVELSGALVQRSKGDVPRSSEQGKARESQHRPERQQGNQPGQKVGKSINCQETHEALKETTAQQRIPTGERNNTCTECGKTFSSRSSLITHQRIHTGE; translated from the exons ggtttccagtttccagacctgatgtgatctcccagctggaactagGGAAAGAGCTGTGGGTCCCAGATCTTCAGGGCTCAGAGGAAAAAGAGCTCCTAAGAGATGCCTACACAG gtgatgggatggtgatggaggagcagaatcctcagcaggaagatgctgagcaagtggAACTATCTGGGGCGTTAGTGCAAAGATCCAAAGGGGATGTGCCCAGGAGTTCTGAGCAGGGAAAAGCCCGTGAgagtcagcacaggccagagaggcAGCAGGGCAACCAACCAGGGCAAAAGGTGGGTAAATCCATTAATTGTCAGGAAACTCATGAGGccctcaaggaaaccacagcccagcagagaatccccacaggagagagaaacaacacATGCAcggagtgtgggaaaaccttcagtagCCGTTCAAGCCTTATTACACATCAacggatccacacaggagagtga